The genomic region GTCTGATCAATGGTACAAATAATGCACCGCAAGACTGTACCGCTCTCTTGTAAGCGAATGACCTCATGCATAGATAAGGAAATGCCCATCCAGACTTCTGACTGAACTGCAATAGAGGGTAGGCACCAATAGTCACGTGCATCTTTTACATAATCATTACGTACTTTGATTTGTCCTAAACGAGGTAAGAGCGGTGTCTCAAGCTTGACGCGAACGTCTTGCCATACTAAGGTAGTTAATGAGCTCAGTTCAGCATCAAACGATTCTGCTAAATCATCTGAGCGCTCTCCGTACCAAGAATTACCCTGCCCCGCATTAGCTATAGCTGTCATCAGCTCCTCATTAAAGCCAAGTCCAATTCCTACGGTACTTGTACTAACCCCAGCAGAGGCAAGCTCACGCACTTGCTCGCAAATTGAATCAACATGAGTTAGACCATGATTAGCTTGGCCATCAGATAGCAAAATGACTCTACTCATAACCCCACGACCAGTACCTGGGGCTAGAGTTTCTGCACCTTTTAGCCAGCCTTGATGTAATGCTGTTGTACCTCTAGGCTCCACTGACTCTAGGCGAGTTGGTAGGAATGTTTTAGCCATACGTACCGCCATCATCTCGAGTAAGACTTCAACACGCTCGTCATAGATCACTACTGAAATGCGATCTTCATCCGACAATCGATCCAATAGGTTCAGTGCGCAGCGCTTTGCCTCTGCCAATTTTCCGCAATTCATTGAACCAGAGCGATCAATCACGAGAGAGATTGCTAAGGAGGCACGCTCTTGCGCATTACCCTGTGCCATCTCTTGGGCAGGGGCTCGTAAGCGCAAAAGCATATCAAGGCTTTGTCCTAAGTTGTTAGCAACGACTTCTTTGCGGGT from Polynucleobacter antarcticus harbors:
- a CDS encoding vWA domain-containing protein is translated as MINGKQLEVLLDTRKEVVANNLGQSLDMLLRLRAPAQEMAQGNAQERASLAISLVIDRSGSMNCGKLAEAKRCALNLLDRLSDEDRISVVIYDERVEVLLEMMAVRMAKTFLPTRLESVEPRGTTALHQGWLKGAETLAPGTGRGVMSRVILLSDGQANHGLTHVDSICEQVRELASAGVSTSTVGIGLGFNEELMTAIANAGQGNSWYGERSDDLAESFDAELSSLTTLVWQDVRVKLETPLLPRLGQIKVRNDYVKDARDYWCLPSIAVQSEVWMGISLSMHEVIRLQESGTVLRCIICTIDQTGREYEFSVTLPQLPVVGLAEYRMATENELVARRFNEIESADIQREARAHVKVRNWEAVEGLIEELETKGKDNPWLTETVKYLRKLLELRDHEAMEKELMYSSSKLKNRSASLNDSMLFCMSMEALEPAHLRKKVAQGRNTDSQS